The genome window tacAATAATCACACTTTAGCTATGAGTGGGCTCTTCATTCAGATTGTCAATagctttcttaaaaaaaaaattgccacTAGCTATTTATGTGCTCCAAATTGCaacaatcaaaatattaatgtaatgatgtaaaattttattacattCAAATGAGTaagaataattcatttaaaaaaatttgtatttgaTTTCTAACTGTTACAATGAACAAAATTAATCTCTaattgaatgaattgaaaaatagTGCTATctaacatgaaaaaaatttattgggaCAACGGACATTGAGAATCTCTTTGGCTACATTGTCAATGCCAAATACTTCTAAGAGGAAATTTTCATTCATACCATATTAAGAAATAGCTCaaagtggaaaaaaaatcagGTTTTCATTTTATCATAATATAGCCACATCGAGTCAAaactatattattaaaatattgtgGCCAATCATTATTTAATATTGACAATAAGAGGAAAAGTGGAAAATTGTACGGGTTGGCCATTGGCCCCCAAAGTCTTTGCACATGGTAGTACCAAATATGTAATATTCCAATAGGTGAGCAAACGACATTGTTTTTTAGTGACTATAGAGATTGAATTTGgttcaaaaaatcaaatcaaccgAACTATTTTCAGATTGATGCACTGTATTCtaaaattcaaatcaattttaatcaagAACTACTAAACCGAACTATTTCTTATGCTCTGAACCGAACTGATCGGATCCTGTAACTTAAACCGAACTgaattaaacaacaaaaaaagggaaTAAGAAATTTTGAACATGAGCATTGGGTAAACCATTAACCATATACATGCTATACTTTTTCGATTATATGATGAATGAATTTCTATCAATATACATCTTTTGTTCCTTTGGGGAGCTTAAGCATATTAGCAATTAGCGTACAGTTGCTTCCCTCTCaacaaaaggaaaagggaaTATGAATTTCACATCAAATCATCTTGATCTTCAAGGGACCGTTTACGAGCTCGCAGATTGAGCTTAAGACTTTCAGGTAGAGGAGGTGTCCTCCCTCTGCGGAATAGAACTGCAAGAGCCCTCATTTTCTGGCAAAGATCAAATATCTGCAAGAAACAAAGCAAATGTTACGGTACAAAGTTTTTTCAAGCAACAGAAAGAGCAGTGGCAAATAATAAAATGCTTAGTTCTTTGTACCGATGAGGCTTCTATCTCGGCAACACCCTCACAACCTTGACCACCTCCTTCTAGCAAGTCACAATACTTTACAGCCTCATTTGCATCTTCAAATACCTGCAACCATATGTCAAATTGCAAGTGATTATGTGTGAATGGATCAAAAACTACAATATACCATGCAATGTTATAGACACAAGATTGTTTCATTGCATATAAAAATGGctagaatataatttttgattcctaataaatacccaaattttatatttgttcttcaataaaaaaatcatttttactccctaataaaacaaaaattatgttttcgTTCCTTGACACAgtttttaatccctataaattagcaaattttgagtttgatccctgataaaacaaatttcatttgttattaatctctttgaaaaagaataataacaaaagaaaaaaatttatcagggaacaaaaaatattcaagtatttattaaggattaaaaacatattttatcctatAAGAATTAATCCAATGCACCTCATCTCTCCCCCCCCCCAAAACTTAAGTTTCACCTCAGTAATTCACATAATAAAAGTTTGCATTAAGAACCAACATAAGTTACCATGGTGAAACTACAATTCTAATTGGAGAACAACACCAAAAGTATCTAAAGAACTGCATTTATGTTTCGACAAAATTTGGATACAATTGTTTAGATGCTTTTGGTCTTCTTCAATGACAATTGGAGAACCTTTATGTTAACCTTTATTACATAGATTATCAAGGTAAAActctaatttttattgaaaaacaacactaaaAGTATCTAAAGAATTGCTtctaagttttgtccttttTAAGTTATGTACATAGCACGGTTCAACTTATTGTTTAGGGCAGTACGGACTAGGGTACATTAAAAGGTGAAAAGCTAATCAAGGAATTTTATAGTTTGCATCCTAGTTTGCACTAAACAAAGTaatatattacaattgaagtaaccagataacaaattaataaatgagttCAAATAAAAGGGAAGCACATAAATCAGAGTATTTTGATATTTCTGGATGCATTTCACATTACAAAATGCTTGACGCATGCAGAATAAACATACAAAAATTAAGCTACAATTTTGTGTGCGCGCGTGTGAATAGAATTAGAACCCATACCAGCACTCCTTCTCTAACATCTTCCACAAGCATTTGAAACTTATTAGTCGTCCCTCCCCTTACTTGTTTGGACTGATTTCCAATTCCAGAACTCCACTTGCTGCCTTTAGAAAACAACAATCCAAGCTCTCTTTCAACTTCACTGTTACACAAAAAGCACACTCAATGCCAAACACCACTTAAGAGAAAAGCACAGAACAAATCGAATCATTAATCAAACAAACCTTCTATTTCTGCGGGTTTTCATTGTGCACAATTGATTTTCCTTCTGTGTGAGTACATACACGGGCTTCGAAGTCTCTCTCCAGGGGTTGGCATCTAAAACtgatgaaaagaaaaggaaaggaaaggaaaacataaacaacatattaataatgattttctttatcccttcaatttctccattttaagttttagactttatacaagaaaactgtaaattttatcatttacacattcataaaagttaattttggAGGTACAATAATAACAAGGGTAAAATATTCAGTTGGTTCTTACATTTGTctccattttaaatttaaatttgagtccCTATATAAAGAAAACTTACTCCTAAACATGCATAAAAGTTAAGTTTTGGTCCCCCATTGCAAAATCAGAGAAAACCTTCTGCGGTGTAAAACCACTACAAAAACTTATTTTGGCAGTAATATACCGgcgaaagaaaaaagaaaaaaactgttTAGAAACTAAAACTTGCTGTTTTATCATGCagagactaaaatttaaaacttaaaataatactGTAACAATTATACTAACCATTACCAAATGAATAGTTTAAGCTACTAATAATTATGGGTTTAATTGTTCATTAGGCCTCTATACCtgtacatttctttttgtttcagtttctatttttttagaaatcagGGACTAAAAttggatttgaaaaaaaaaagtcagcgaacctaaaataagttattttatgtGTAAAAGGACTAAAACGTAAATAATGAAACCATAATTATTGATTTATGGAGATATAAAATGAGTTGGAGGGttaagatgaaagaaaataggaGAAAGTTTGCGGGTTTCATCTTCTCCTAATAAATACTAAGAATTAACATTTATggataataaacataaaaactaTTGACTaatagaggaggaggaggaggaggaggaggaggaggggtgTATGGTACCGTCGTAGCTGCTGGTGTCGAAGGATTGTTGGAGGTTGCGGCGCATGTCGTAGGCGCGTGAGGAGACGCGCTTGACGAACTCGTCGGAGGTGCCGGGAATTGCGCCGTCCATGTGGAGGGCCCTCTCGACCTCGTCGTCGGTGCCGTTGCCGGAGAGGGTGCAGGACACCGACAcgtggcggcggcggcggcttCTGGTTCGGGCGGAGACGAGGCTGGGAGGGAGGCGGCGGAAAGGGTGGCTGGGAGGGAGGACCATGGAGGGCGACACGGAAGGAAGGGAATCCATCaagaattcaaattaatttaatatgattgATTGATGAGTTTGAAGGAGTTTGGTTTGTGAAGATTTTATTGTGAAGTGGGGTCCACTTGGATCTTAGTTCACCAATTAAGACGCGTGCGCGCTTGTTCTTGCGAGTCTCGCGCGATTCATTTTGGCGTCAACTTACTGAGAACTCCGCTTCGTGATCATTTTGTACATTACATGGTTACTTGCTTACGCCGCCCAACCATCTTTTGTTCCTGTGg of Glycine soja cultivar W05 chromosome 1, ASM419377v2, whole genome shotgun sequence contains these proteins:
- the LOC114411635 gene encoding uncharacterized protein LOC114411635, with translation MDSLPSVSPSMVLPPSHPFRRLPPSLVSARTRSRRRRHVSVSCTLSGNGTDDEVERALHMDGAIPGTSDEFVKRVSSRAYDMRRNLQQSFDTSSYDVLDANPWRETSKPVYVLTQKENQLCTMKTRRNRSEVERELGLLFSKGSKWSSGIGNQSKQVRGGTTNKFQMLVEDVREGVLVFEDANEAVKYCDLLEGGGQGCEGVAEIEASSIFDLCQKMRALAVLFRRGRTPPLPESLKLNLRARKRSLEDQDDLM